The Nocardioides houyundeii genome includes the window CTGGGCATCGTCAACGTGCGGGTCGTCCAGGACGTGGCCGGGGCGGAGGCCACCCTGCGCGAGACCTGGGGCGGCGCGCTGTGCGTGTCCCAGGCGGCGTACTCGGCAGCCGAGCTCACCGAGCTGAGCAACACTCTCCAGAGGCTGCCCGGAGTGCTGACCAGCTGGGCCTGGCTCGACGTGGTGCGTCTGGTGGTCGTCCACGACGACGGCTCGCTCCAGGACTGGGCAGACCAGACCTACGGCGAGGGCCGGGTGGAGGTCCGCTCCACCCTCGCCCCGGCGGAGGGCTAAGGGCTGACGCGGTAGCGGTCTGCTGCCCTTCGTCGGTCTTCTGCACCGATGGCAAGGGTCCTTGGCCTCTGACTGCGGGCACCGCTGCGGGGTGAGGGTCGCAGCAGAGCGCCCGCGCGGCCCGACGAAAGGACCGACCCCATGAGCGAGAGAGACATCGAGCTTCTTGCCCTCAACCCGCTGTTCGTCCGCCCCGGCGAGGCGCGGGAGGTCCCGGCGTTCTCGCTGCCCGAGGAGTCGATGACCCCGGAGACGGCGTACCAGTTCGTGCACGACGAGGCCATGCTCGACGGGAACGCCCGGCTCAACCTGGCTACCTTCGTCGGGACCTGGATGGACCCGATGGCCGCCAAGCTCTACTCCGAGACCTTCGACAAGAACATGGTCGACAAGGACGAGTACCCCCAGACCGCGGCGATCGAGGAACGGTGCTGGCGGATCCTTGCCGAGCTCTGGCACGCGCCCGACCCCAGCCGGTCGATCGGCACCTCGACGATCGGCTCGTCAGAGGCGGGCATGCTGGGCGGGCTCGCGCTCAAGCGCCGCTGGCAGCACGCCCGCAAGGCGGCCGGCAAGTCCACCGACCGGCCCAACCTGGTGATGAGCTCGGCCGTCCAAGTGTGCTGGCTGAAGTTCTGCAACTACTTCGACGTGGAGACCCGGACGGTCCCGATCAGCGACGAGCACCGCACGATGGACGGCTTCGAGCTGGAGAAGTACGTCGACGAGAACACCATCGGCGTGGTGCCGATCATGGGCGTGACCTACACCGGGATGTACGAGCAGGTGGCCAAGATCTGCCAAGCCCTGGACCAGATCCAGGAGTCCACCGGGCTCGACGTCCCGGTCCACGTCGACGCCGCTTCCGGCGGCTTCGTAACGCCCTTCGCCCAGCCCGACATGGAGTGGGACTTCCGGCTCGACCGGGTGCACTCGATCAACGTCAGCGGCCACAAGTACGGCCTGGTCTACCCGGGCCTGGGCTGGGTGGTGTGGAAGGAACAGGCCTTCCTCCCCGAGGACCTGATCTTCTACGTCTCCTACCTCGGTGGCCGGATGCCGACCTTCGCCCTGAACTTCTCCCGACCCGGCGCCCAGGTGCTGCTGCAGTACTACAACTTCATCCGCCTCGGCCGTCGCGGCTACGCCGCGGTGCAGGAGGAGAGCCTCGCGGTCGCGCAGTACCTGGCCCGGGAGATCGAGAAGCTGGGTCCGTTCACGCTGTGGAACGACGCCTCCGACATCCCGGTGTTCGCCTGGGAGCTCAAGCCGGACCACACCTCGAACTGGAGCCTCTACGACCTCTCCGACCAGTTGCGCCAGCGCGGCTGGCTGGTGCCGGCGTACCCGTTGCCCAATGACCTCTCCGACCGGACCGTGCAGCGGATCGTGGTGCGCAACGGCCTGTCCCACGACCTCGCCGACCGCCTGCTCGACAGTCTGCGCAGCAGCGTGGAGTTCCTGGACAGCCTGCCTGGTCCGCTGCCGCGTGAGCAGAAGACGGAGATGTTCCACCACTGAAGGGGTCGGTGATGACCGATCACCGCAATGCCGCGTCACCGGGGGACGGGGACTCCCTTCCGGCGGCTGCCGGGACGGGCGCCACGAGGACCGCGATCACGTTGCTCGGCACCGGACAGCTGGCCATCCTCACGGTGGTCGTCGTGGCCAGCCTGCGGAGCCTGCCGACCATGGCCACCTACGGTCTGGCGTCGATCACGCTCTACCTGATCCCCGCGGTCCTGTTCCTGGTCCCCACCGCCCTGGTGGCCGCGGAGCTGGCCACCGGGTGGCAGGGCGGGATCTACGCCTGGGTCCGGGAGGCCCTGGGCAACCGGTGGGGCTTCCTGGCGATCTGGCTCCAGTGGGTCCAGAACGTCGTCTGGTTTCCCGTGCAGCTGGCCTTCATCGCAGCGGCGGTCGCCTTCACGGTGGGTCGTGGCGACCTCGCCAACGACGGCCTCTTCAACGCGATCGTGATCCTCTTCTTCTACTACCTCGCCACTGCGGTGGCCCTGGCCGGTGGCAACCTCTTTGCCAGGATCGGCTCGTGGGGCGGCGTCATCGGCACGATCATCCCGGGCATCCTGCTGATCGTGCTCGGGGCGATCTGGCTGGCTGACGGGCAGAAGTCGCAGACCCCGCTGGAGGCCTCCGACGTGATTCCACCCTTCACCGGATTCGCCTCGATCGTGCTGATCGTCTCCAACTTCCTGGCGTACGCCGGCATGGAGGTCAACGCGGTCCACGCCAACCGGATGAGGGACCCTGGCCGGCAGTACCCCAAGGCGATCCTGATCGCCTCCTGCTTGATCCTCGGCGTCTTCATCGTGCCCACGATCATGGTCGCGGCGCTGGTGCCGAAGTCTGCGCTCGGGCTGACCGACGGGATCATGCTGGCCTTCCGCAACTTCTTCGAGCACTACGGCGTCGGCTGGGCCACCTACGTGCTCTCGGCGATGATCGCCATCGGCGCGCTCGCCTCGGTGGTCACCTGGATCGCCGCGCCGTCGATGGGGCTGCTGGCGGCCGGCAGGACCGGGGTGCTCCCGCCGTGGATGCAGAAGCAGAACAAGCGCGGCGTCGAGGAGGGGATCCTGGCCGTCCAGGGCGTCATCGTCACCGTGCTCGCGCTGCTCTTCGTGATCATCCCGAACGTGAGCGCGGTCTTCTTCACGCTCGTGGACATGGCGGCGGCGCTCTACCTGATCATGTACCTGCTGATGTTCGCCTCGGTGGTGCGGTTGCGCCGTACCCAACCGGACGTGCGGCGCAGCTACCGGGTGCCCGCCGTCGGCCTGGTGGCCGGCGTGGGCTTCCTCGCCTCCGCGGCGGCCCTGGTCCTGGGGTTCATCCCTCCGTCGGGACTGGTGGGGATCCCCCCGGCGGTCTACCCCTACGTGATGCTCGGCGTCGTGGTCCTGCTCGGCATGCCGCCGCTGCTGATCTACGCGGTGCGCAAGCCGCACTGGCGGACCACGGACGACCGGGGCAACCCTCTCCCCGCGGCCGGAGCTGCCAGCGGCTCGGGCGGATCGGGAGGGGGAGACTGATGCGAGAGCCGGTGCGGCTGCGCCCACTGCGGCTCCTGGCGGCAGGTCTGTTTGCCGTGAGCCTGGCAGCAGCGCTGGCCGGCTGCGCCGACGACGACAGGCAGGTCGCCCAGGAGCGAGCCGAGCGGCTGGTGGAGCTGACCCGTTCCAACGGGACCGCCCCGGAGCTGACCGTCGAAGTGGCGCGCAACCTCTACGGGGAGCACGCCTACGCGGTCTGCGCGTCGCTGGCGGGCAGTCCGCTCGACCTCGCCGTCTGGGCGCGGGTCACGCGGGCGGTGCCTGAGGAACTGGTGCAGGACCTCGTCGCCTACGACCGGTCGGTGGTGGAGGTCTACTGCCCTGACCGGCTCGACGACTACGAGGACCTGCTCGACACGCTGAACGTGGACGAGAGCGATCGCTGACCAGTGCGTCGGCGCATGGACGAGGAGCACGGCAAGGGCCAAGTCAACCGGCTCACGCCTGGTGCCCGGAGCCTGTATAGCGTTGGCGTGTGCCCCCATCTCTCAAGTCAGCACGCGTCATGCTGGCCGGGTCGTTGACGACGGCACTCGCCGCCGGAGGTATCGCAGCGGCGTGGGTTCTCATCGGCCGGACAGGGTTCACCTTCGCCTGGGTCACTCATTTCATTCTCATGGCGTGGGTGTCTTCGATCGTCGGTCCGCGGGTACACATTCCGAGTCACGGTTGGCTCCGGGTCAGGCACTGGGAGGCGCGGCTCTACCCGGCACTGGGGGTCCGACTGTTCGGGAAGCTGCTCGACGTCATCGGATGGAACCGGCTCATCGCAAGAGAACGTGGGTTCGACGGCACGCGGGAGGGCCTGAAAGAGCTCGATCAGCACACACGTCGCTCCGAGGTCGGCCACAGCATCTGCCTCTTCGTTGCTGCGGCCGTGGCTTTCGGCGTGCTGTCGACAGGGGCATGGCGAGGGGCCGTCTGGCTGGTGGCCCTCGGACTGCTCCTACATCTGTACCCAGCGCTGCTGCAGCGGCTCTTGCGTGCCCGCCTTCAGTCCATCTCGGCCCGGCTCTCAAGGAAGAGCTCTCCTCTCCTGTGAGACCGAACCAGGTCCGAGGCGGATCGTGCTCAGTCCGAAGAAGGGGTGTCCTGCTTCGGCTGCAAGGTGAGGCTGACCGAGTTGATGCAGTAGCGGTCGCCGGTCGGCGTGCCGTAGCCGTCGGGGAAGACGTGGCCCAGGTGGGAGCCGCACGTCGCGCAGCGCACCTCGACGCGCTTCATGCCGTGGCTGGTGTCCTCGATGTACTCGATCGTGTCGGTCATCGGCTGGTAGAAGCTGGGCCAGCCGCACCCGGAGTGGAACTTGGTGTCGGACTCGAAGAGCTCCGAGCCGCACGCCTTGCAGGAGTAGACCCCGGTGGTCTCGGTGTCGTTGTACTCACCGGTGAAGGCGCGCTCCGTGCCTGCCTGGCGGAGTACGGCGTACTCCTCGGGGGACAGCTCTGCTCGCCACTGCTCGTCGGTCTTCTCCACGTCGTAACCCATGAGGGTCACGGTAATCGGCCCGCCAAGGACGGTCGTAGGGCGGCGGGTCGCCGACGGCATCGAAGACCCGAACAAAGTTTCGTTTAGTGTCTCAGTCGGTGGGACGTGGGGCCTTGGTTGTCGGTGGGTGTCGGTTGGCTGGAGGCATGACAGCGAGCGCGGTGCGGGAGCCGGGGATGGCCCCTGGGGGCTCGGTGCTGGTGGACTCGGTGGCGGAGGCCCGGTTGGGGCTGCGTGCGGCGGCGATGGTGTCGCCGGGGTCGTTGGGGACCGGGGAGCTGGCGGCCGCGATCGGTGAGCTGGCGGGGTTGGAGTCGGCGGCGACCGCGTTGCGGTTGGCGCTCTCCGCCGAGGCGCAGGTGCGGCGGGTGGCCGAGGATCCGGTCCATGGTGGGGCGGCAACCGGGACCGATGCCTGGTTGGCCGGGTTGTTGGGTGCCACGCGGGAGTCGCAGGCAGCGGGGTTGAGGTTGGGGGAGCTGTTGTCCTCCAAGTACGCCGCGACGCGGGAGGCGTTCGCGGCGGGCCGGATCAGGGTGGACCAGGTCCGGGTGATCGTGAACGCCGCGGAGCAGGCCCCGGCCCGGGCCACGCCCGAGCAGCTCGCGACCGCGGAGGAGCTGTTGGTGGGCAAGGCGACCGGGGAGGGGACGCGGTCGGGGCGGGCGATGAACGCGAAGCGGTTGCGGCAGGCGGCGCGGCGGATGTTCGATCCGGTGGACCGAGGGCTGGCCGACGAGCACGAGCACGCGATGTTGACCCGGGAGAAGCATGGTGCTGACCGGGAGACCTATCTGTCGTTGCATGACAACGGGGACGGGACGTGGTCGGGGAGGTTCCGGATCCCGGAGCTGCACGGGTCGTTGTTGGACACGGTGCTGGGCCGGTTGAGCAGCCCGCGGCGGTTGGGTCGGGACAGGACCGGGGCTCCGGTGGTCGATGAGACCGCTGCGGGGGTGGGGGAGAGCGTGTCGTTCCCGGAGATCCAGGGTGCGGCGTTGTGTGAGCTGATCGAGCACCTGCCTACCAGTGGGCATGGCGGATCGGCTGCGGCGGTGCTGGTCACGTTGGACCTGGCGGCGTTGCTGGACGGGGTGGGTGCGGCTCGGTTGGAGACCGGGGTGCGGGTCACCGCGGGGGATGCTCGTCGGTTGGCGTGCGAGGCGGGGTTGGTCCCGGTGGTGCTGGGCGGTCGCTCGGAGCCGCTGGACCTGGGTCGGGAGCGGCGGTTGCACTCGGTGGCGCAGCGTCGGGCGTTGTCGCTGGTCCATGACAGCTGTGCGGTCGCGGGGTGTGAGCGGCCGTTCTCCTGGTGCGAGATCCACCATCACCGGCTGGCGTGGTCCCAGGGTGGGCGGACCGATCTGGGCAACGGGCTCCCGTTGTGCGGGCATCACCACCGCAGAGCCCATGACCCGGGCTGGGACCTACGTGAGCACACCTCCGGGGAGCGCCGCTTCCACCGCAGACGATGGGAGCGGCCTGCCGGAGGGGAGTCCGCGTGTCGAG containing:
- a CDS encoding HNH endonuclease signature motif containing protein, with product MTASAVREPGMAPGGSVLVDSVAEARLGLRAAAMVSPGSLGTGELAAAIGELAGLESAATALRLALSAEAQVRRVAEDPVHGGAATGTDAWLAGLLGATRESQAAGLRLGELLSSKYAATREAFAAGRIRVDQVRVIVNAAEQAPARATPEQLATAEELLVGKATGEGTRSGRAMNAKRLRQAARRMFDPVDRGLADEHEHAMLTREKHGADRETYLSLHDNGDGTWSGRFRIPELHGSLLDTVLGRLSSPRRLGRDRTGAPVVDETAAGVGESVSFPEIQGAALCELIEHLPTSGHGGSAAAVLVTLDLAALLDGVGAARLETGVRVTAGDARRLACEAGLVPVVLGGRSEPLDLGRERRLHSVAQRRALSLVHDSCAVAGCERPFSWCEIHHHRLAWSQGGRTDLGNGLPLCGHHHRRAHDPGWDLREHTSGERRFHRRRWERPAGGESACREERQRPECRDPR
- a CDS encoding glutamate decarboxylase, translated to MSERDIELLALNPLFVRPGEAREVPAFSLPEESMTPETAYQFVHDEAMLDGNARLNLATFVGTWMDPMAAKLYSETFDKNMVDKDEYPQTAAIEERCWRILAELWHAPDPSRSIGTSTIGSSEAGMLGGLALKRRWQHARKAAGKSTDRPNLVMSSAVQVCWLKFCNYFDVETRTVPISDEHRTMDGFELEKYVDENTIGVVPIMGVTYTGMYEQVAKICQALDQIQESTGLDVPVHVDAASGGFVTPFAQPDMEWDFRLDRVHSINVSGHKYGLVYPGLGWVVWKEQAFLPEDLIFYVSYLGGRMPTFALNFSRPGAQVLLQYYNFIRLGRRGYAAVQEESLAVAQYLAREIEKLGPFTLWNDASDIPVFAWELKPDHTSNWSLYDLSDQLRQRGWLVPAYPLPNDLSDRTVQRIVVRNGLSHDLADRLLDSLRSSVEFLDSLPGPLPREQKTEMFHH
- a CDS encoding amino acid permease gives rise to the protein MTDHRNAASPGDGDSLPAAAGTGATRTAITLLGTGQLAILTVVVVASLRSLPTMATYGLASITLYLIPAVLFLVPTALVAAELATGWQGGIYAWVREALGNRWGFLAIWLQWVQNVVWFPVQLAFIAAAVAFTVGRGDLANDGLFNAIVILFFYYLATAVALAGGNLFARIGSWGGVIGTIIPGILLIVLGAIWLADGQKSQTPLEASDVIPPFTGFASIVLIVSNFLAYAGMEVNAVHANRMRDPGRQYPKAILIASCLILGVFIVPTIMVAALVPKSALGLTDGIMLAFRNFFEHYGVGWATYVLSAMIAIGALASVVTWIAAPSMGLLAAGRTGVLPPWMQKQNKRGVEEGILAVQGVIVTVLALLFVIIPNVSAVFFTLVDMAAALYLIMYLLMFASVVRLRRTQPDVRRSYRVPAVGLVAGVGFLASAAALVLGFIPPSGLVGIPPAVYPYVMLGVVVLLGMPPLLIYAVRKPHWRTTDDRGNPLPAAGAASGSGGSGGGD
- the msrB gene encoding peptide-methionine (R)-S-oxide reductase MsrB, whose protein sequence is MGYDVEKTDEQWRAELSPEEYAVLRQAGTERAFTGEYNDTETTGVYSCKACGSELFESDTKFHSGCGWPSFYQPMTDTIEYIEDTSHGMKRVEVRCATCGSHLGHVFPDGYGTPTGDRYCINSVSLTLQPKQDTPSSD